A genomic stretch from Ooceraea biroi isolate clonal line C1 chromosome 3, Obir_v5.4, whole genome shotgun sequence includes:
- the LOC105276940 gene encoding protein capicua homolog isoform X2, giving the protein MHPADVTTLPATARHISARSLLSTVRTREVAKMLTAHPEMHEKRDSLGSGQYGAGGGGGASIEEKSIPEQPPPPPAPPQRDPSDPTISAKKLPKKRKFDPSELEEMDKTSNVTSNINNMVSIRAPTMPLAGQPPALGQQSSLPTTTTSRQSPQQQESDCYQMSSAHSVVVLPPQSTAVDYSLREEPLRSRPRLAIDLSEWRDHRVLALRDSYYYPGVIRNVVHGEIFIEFDGERKLVRYSDILGARRYDVVGDASPSLGQVTLDTKVCIRCPNVNSHVDATKFVKGTVCKILTKPSRFLVKIPRDDDQSESYLVKRADLRLIQPPWADELEEGLEDCEGPSRVETIEHGYRNATEAPTAVPILQIHHTPHHASHISTHNDTSYYRTTGTSPLMTLGNPAHSATALTNGNRPYDDLESEDDLDREDITFPSDAGSSKRSSMQSRGSTSSLVEQRSITPRSQAATPRSQAATPHRYKKGDVVATPSGIRKKFNGKQWRRLCSKDGCSKESQRRGYCSRHLSLKGSGLRGPTNTFPSSKMDGEETSRDSDTSPNYADRRIAGRFDQEETEAANMLVSLGSSRSATPYSPTTGQSSISPCINQSPVPPLGLNQNNVFMPISSPAHHATPLISPGAKWKHSPTQPNYLVQYPQQVIKPEPNRVVRSSRPAPTAPVPASIGTSVIRISPVSRSMQHGQNLTWSEQSPPPTRHPSVVTSIAQQQQGIILQHALTSSNDFPNHAEICEQSSQLVKPSHSPHLPLPAAPAPQNLTLIHKPLPEQPVDYAQPQSQTQPIYVMQHQHEKKYFVIKNSMDVSAPASTHISSNHDDKYRQGLMNHLSLPTSTLHQVQCQQPPQSPAISSVHIDKLSVLQPVNKVGAHTTAHMDMQRNQPPPTSAIMTSTTEASSPSTPTSVFQHVIVQPGHLVQIPKAQPTREENAKNNGILYGSHEVPPAYQPHPPSLLNNAAMRNWKKAFSWQTTVLEQSEVSPPPSALSPPLSAPPIPISMSTPAEDGPGTGSDPITPAEEEDDDVFEAEQTPPAEVEANANKRRSQSLSALQPQTPLKTKDRIRRPMNAFMIFSKRHRAVVHQRHPNQDNRTVSKILGEWWYALGPEEKQKYHELASEVKEAHFKAHPDWKWCSKDRRKSSTTSFKGSETRSKLNSTGEETDPLQGSSSDDPLIIAPADEVATPITTTYSETSTNIEIMNQSQPQHRISEIPLQVENTEVDVKQDDDANGSDDDQMVICEDPQLEIDLKCKDKLTDSDNDVQDEDAEKKCFNRSQFSPVSQKRELINVKQEITCRPKPIKARIPSTGIESTTKYQHTSMDKGGTVSVLSSTYPYHSPVNPTGVSGFQPTGGAFITMPISPKVIKPEPVKSEQQYSTQYSVSNLVSIHTENGRNMPKFTAAPVLHTIGSKPMMALLKQQQPLQSLGTTLRPLTSTVPYQPPFTLTLLDNDLVAVSKPQQGSQYLNPTPPHPRMYSGFQIPITDAGSRNNSISVQSLVSNNKMEIQSVIVSKPYPVSTNSTTSTYRGIGHSIARLAESENNDNQLAANHAQFYVSNIKTEDRKETINVLPATNEKHKQPSTPHTPQTPQNNHGSSDLSSNKSYTFDEGQSNDVGPNKGPFMLAPTPAQLGRAPLQRRQSMAMPPASTAGDHGPMATSQHCDTRPQLNTLQTAEQAQQQNLVESHTSPSPSTKKGSFFKKNVEDGMDRVLEQVNFQEKFSSLPEFKPEDIQSPSAISINTAGSSSHSSVASGLHSQTSMQMPGYRKKPAQGPHRPIMNEDEIDSDTSATPKNTSSVKLTGNTFFGPDFNVDAYKANNDLLDVDASSPPKTPGSGTGNAVGMGRSDNERGHRKILEQRRHLVMQLFQEHGYFPSTQATSAFQAKHADIFPTKMSLQLKIREVRQKLKANSTPMSANSLVSPLPVSESSPVVTGPLTAPPTSMGAPHSLPVSSSGS; this is encoded by the exons TGGTGGCGCTTCGATTGAGGAGAAATCTATTCCGGAACAACCACCCCCGCCTCCCGCACCGCCACAACGAGACCCGTCGGATCCCACAATCAGCGCTAAGAAGCTTCCAAAGAAACGAAAATTCGATCCATCCGAACTCGAGGAAATGGACAAAACCAGCAACGTCACCAGCAACATCAACAACATGGTCAGCATACGCGCGCCAACCATGCCGCTTGCCGGCCAGCCGCCGGCTTTGGGTCAGCAATCGAGCTTACCAACAACCACCACCAGCCGACAATCACCACAGCAGCAGGAATCTGATTGTTATCAA ATGTCCTCGGCTCATTCGGTAGTGGTGTTACCTCCTCAGAGCACAGCGGTCGATTACTCTCTTCGCGAGGAACCTTTACGTTCTCGTCCCCGGCTTGCTATTGATCTCAGTGAATGGCGCGACCATAGGGTGTTAGCTTTAAGGGATTCATATTATTATCCGGGTGTTATACGTAATGTTGTTCATGGTGAGATTTTCATTGAGTTCGACGGTGAGAGGAAGCTAGTGCGTTACAGTGACATTCTGGGCGCGAGAAGGTACGATGTGGTAGGCGACGCGAGCCCTTCTCTCGGGCAGGTGACTTTGGATACGAAAGTTTGTATCAGGTGCCCGAACGTGAACAGTCACGTGGACGCGACCAAGTTTGTAAAGGGGACAGTGTGCAAGATATTAACGAAGCCTTCTCGTTTTCTTGTGAAAATACCACGGGACGACGATCAGAGTGAGAGTTACCTTGTGAAGCGCGCGGACTTGCGGCTAATACAGCCACCATGGGCGGACGAGTTGGAGGAGGGGCTGGAGGACTGCGAGGGTCCTTCGAGGGTCGAGACCATCG AACACGGGTATCGCAATGCCACGGAAGCTCCGACTGCAGTGCCAATTTTGCAAATTCATCATACTCCTCATCACGCATCGCATATATCAACTCATAACGACACGAGCTACTATAGAACGACTGGTACCAGCCCACTCATGACTCTAGGCAATCCTGCGCATTCTGCCACAGCGTTAACTAACGGCAACCGGCCGTACGACGATTTGGAAAGCGAGGATGACTTGGACAGGGAGGACATTACATTTCCCTCGGACGCAG GGAGCAGCAAAAGAAGCAGCATGCAGAGCCGGGGAAGTACCAGTAGCCTAGTTGAACAACGTAGTATAACGCCTCGTTCTCAGGCAGCCACACCCAG ATCTCAGGCGGCAACGCCACATAGGTATAAAAAGGGTGACGTAGTGGCTACACCAAGCggaattagaaaaaaattcaatggAAAACAGTGGCGCAGGCTTTGTAGTAAGGACGGATGTTCCAAAGAGAGCCAACGAAGAGGATACTGTTCCCGTCACCTTAGTTTAAAAGGATCTGGTCTTAGGGGTCCGACGAACACGTTTCCTAG CAGTAAGATGGACGGCGAAGAAACGTCGAGAGACTCCGATACTTCACCGAACTACGCTGACAGAAGAATAGCGGGTAGATTCGACCAGGAGGAAACCGAAGCTGCTAATATGCTTG TGTCTTTGGGGAGCTCCAGATCGGCTACTCCTTACTCGCCGACGACGGGACAGTCTTCTATATCCCCGTGCATAAACCAGTCGCCGGTGCCGCCGTTAGGCCTTAACCAGAACAATGTGTTTATGCCTATCTCGAGTCCCGCTCATCACGCGACTCCGTTGATTTCGCCTGGCGCGAAGTGGAAACACTCACCCACGCAGCCCAACTATTTGGTTCAGTATCCGCAGCAAGTGATAAAGCCCGAGCCGAATCGCGTGGTTAGATCAAGTAGGCCGGCACCGACGGCGCCCGTCCCCGCCAGCATAGGGACAAGCGTGATAAGAATCTCCCCGGTGAGCCGCAGCATGCAGCACGGACAAAATCTGACGTGGTCGGAGCAGAGTCCGCCACCAACGAGACATCCATCAGTCGTGACGTCGATCGCTCAGCAGCAGCAAGGCATAATTCTGCAGCACGCGCTTACGTCGAGCAACGACTTTCCCAATCACGCCGAAATATGCGAGCAGAGCTCGCAATTGGTAAAACCGTCGCACTCGCCCCACTTGCCTCTACCCGCGGCCCCGGCGCCGCAGAACTTGACGCTTATACACAAGCCGCTGCCGGAACAGCCGGTTGACTACGCGCAGCCGCAGTCCCAGACTCAGCCGATTTACGTGATGCAGCATCAACACGAAAAAAAGTATTTCGTGATAAAGAACAGTATGGACGTATCGGCGCCAGCGAGCACGCACATAAGCAGCAACCACGATGACAAGTACAGACAGGGTCTGATGAACCACCTGAGTCTGCCGACATCCACGTTGCATCAAGTTCAGTGTCAACAACCGCCCCAGTCACCCGCGATTTCATCCGTCCACATCGACAAGCTGTCCGTTCTGCAGCCC GTGAATAAGGTAGGCGCGCATACGACCGCACATATGGACATGCAAAGAAATCAGCCGCCGCCTACGAGCGCTATAATGACATCCACCACAGAGGCGTCCAGTCCATCTACTCCGACAAGTGTCTTCCAGCACGTAATTGTTCAGCCCGGACATTTGGTGCAGATTCCGAAAGCTCAACCCACCAGGGAAGAGAATGCCAAGAACAACGGTATCCTCT ATGGCAGCCACGAAGTTCCTCCTGCATACCAGCCCCATCCCCCATCATTACTGAACAATGCAGCAATGCGCAACTGGAAAAAAG CTTTTTCCTGGCAGACGACAGTTCTGGAACAATCAGAGGTGAGCCCTCCTCCTTCTGCTCTGAGCCCACCCCTGAGCGCACCTCCAATACCAATAAGTATGAGCACACCTGCTGAAGATGGCCCTGGTACTGGTTCAGATCCCATAACACCAGCCGAAGAAGAGGACGACGATGTTTTCGAAGCAGAACAGACTCCACCCGCAGAAGTGGAAGCTAACGCTAATAAACGACGCAGCCAATCGCTTAGTGCTTTACAACCACAAACTCCGTTAAAG ACTAAAGACAGAATACGACGGCCCATGAACgcatttatgattttttcgaaACGGCATCGCGCCGTTGTGCATCAACGTCATCCGAATCAAGATAATCGTACGGTTTCGAAGATATTAGGAGAGTGGTGGTACGCATTGGGACCAGaggaaaaacaaaagtatCATGAACTCGCTTCGGAAGTGAAGGAGGCGCACTTTAAGGCGCATCCGGACTGGAAGTGGTGCAGTAAGGACAGGCGGAAATCGTCAACGACGAGTTTCAAAGGAAGCGAGACTAGGAGCAAATTGAATAGCACGGGAGAAGAGACGGATCCCCTGCAGGGATCTTCCTCGGACGATCCGTTGATAATCGCGCCTGCCGACGAAGTAGCCACTCCAATCACTACTACGTACAGTGAAACTTCCACTAATATTGAG ATTATGAACCAGTCACAGCCGCAACATCGGATCTCGGAGATCCCTCTGCAAGTTGAAAACACAGAGGTTGACGTGAAACAGGATGACGATGCAAATGGATCGGATGACGATCAGATGGTAATTTGCGAAGATCCCCAGCTGGAAATAGACTTGAAGTGCAAGGACAAATTGACAGATAGCGATAATGACGTGCAGGACGAGGACGCGGAGAAGAAGTGTTTCAATCGCTCGCAATTCTCCCCCGTCAGCCAAAAGAGGGAATTGATCAATGTTAAACAGGAAATAACGTGCCGGCCGAAACCGATAAAAG CACGGATACCTTCAACAGGTATAGAATCTACAACAAAGTATCAACATACTTCCATGGATAAAGGCGGTACTGTATCAGTTTTGTCGAGTACGTATCCTTATCACAGTCCTGTCAATCCAACAGGAGTGTCAGGGTTCCAACCTACCGGCGGTGCTTTCATAACTATGCCAATATCGCCGAAAGTTATTAAGCCGGAACCGGTAAAGAGCGAGCAGCAGTACAGCACACAGTACAGTGTGAGCAATCTCGTGAGCATCCACACTGAGAACGGACGGAATATGCCTAAGTTTACAGCAGCCCCGGTATTACACACT ATTGGATCGAAACCTATGATGGCGCTGTTGAAACAACAGCAGCCGTTGCAGTCTTTAGGCACTACTCTTCGTCCCCTTACTTCAACTGTCCCTTATCAACCACCGTTCACTCTAACATTGCTCGATAACGATTTGGTGGCTGTTTCCAAACCGCAGCAGGGATCGCAGTACCTTAACCCGACACCGCCGCATCCCAGGATGTACAGTGGATTCCAAATACCTATCACCG ACGCCGGTAGCCGCAACAACTCCATATCCGTGCAAAGTTTGGTCTCCAATAACAAGATGGAGATTCAGAGCGTGATTGTGAGCAAACCTTATCCCGTTTCGACTAATTCCACCACATCGACTTACCGAGGGATCGGGCACTCCATTGCTCGTCTCGCTGAATCCGAGAACAATGACAATCAGCTGGCTGCGAATCACGCTCAATTTTACG TCAGTAATATAAAAACTGAAGACAGAAAGGAAACCATTAACGTTCTTCCTGCAACAAATGAGAAACATAAGCAACCGTCGACGCCTCATACACCGCAAACGCCTCAGAATAATCACGGGAGCAGTGATCTGTCGTCGAACAAGTCGTATACGTTCGACGAAGGCCAGAGCAATGACGTAGGTCCGAATAAAGGTCCGTTTATGCTTGCTCCAACTCCGGCACAACTTGGTCGAGCACCGCTGCAAAGGAGACAATCGATgg CAATGCCTCCCGCATCAACTGCAGGAGACCATGGGCCAATGGCAACATCTCAGCATTGTGATACTCGACCACAACTCAACACATTACAAACGGCAGAGCAGGCACAACAGCAGAATTTGGTAGAATCTCATACTTCCCCTTCTCCCTCTACTAAGAAGGGTTCTTTCTTCAAAAAGAACGTGGAGGATGGTATGGACAG AGTTCTCGAACAAGTGAactttcaagaaaaattttccTCCTTGCCGGAATTCAAACCGGAGGATATACAGAGTCCAAGTGCGATCAGTATAAACACCGCGGGTTCATCTAGCCATAGCAGTGTAGCTTCCGGATTACATTCGCAAACATCTATGCAGATGCCAGGTTATCGAAAGAAACCTGCACAAGGACCTCATAGGCCCATAA TGAATGAGGATGAGATTGATTCGGACACATCAGCCACTCCAAAGAACACCTCGAGCGTCAAGTTGACAGGCAACACTTTCTTCGGGCCGGATTTTAACGTCGACGCTTATAAAGCCAATAATGATCTACTGGATGTCGATGCCAGCTCCCCGCCAAAAACTCCCGGAAGCGGTACTGGGAATGCCGTAGGAATGGGTAGAAGCGACAACGAGCGTGGCCACAGGAAGATACTGGAGCAACGGAGGCACTTGGTCATGCAGTTGTTTCAGGAACACGGTTACTTTCCATCCACCCAAGCTACTTCCGCGTTTCAAGCTAAGCATGCGGATATATTTCCTACCAAGATGAGTTTGCAACTGAAGATACGAGAGGTTCGGCAAAAGTTGAAAGCCAATTCGACCCCGATGAGTGCCAACAGCCTCGTCAGTCCATTGCCAGTCTCGGAATCTTCGCCGGTTGTAACTG GTCCATTAACTGCTCCTCCAACATCGATGGGAGCTCCACATTCACTGCCTGTAAGCAGTAGTGGTAGCTAG